A single genomic interval of Oncorhynchus mykiss isolate Arlee chromosome 13, USDA_OmykA_1.1, whole genome shotgun sequence harbors:
- the LOC110486760 gene encoding guanine nucleotide-binding protein G(I)/G(S)/G(O) subunit gamma-5, translated as MSNNSANSSNLVIAQKVVKQLRLEASVRRIKVSQAAADLKTFCLQNAHKDPLLMGVPSSDNPFRPPKSCALF; from the exons ATGTCGAATAACAGCGCAAACAGCAGCAACTTGGTTATAGCTCAGAAGGTGGTAAAACAACTTCGCCTAGAGGCGAGTGTTCGCAGGATCAAG GTGTCCCAGGCAGCAGCGGACCTGAAGACCTTCTGCCTGCAGAACGCCCATAAAGACCCTCTCCTCATGGGGGTGCCCTCCAGCGACAACCCCTTCAGACCCCCCAAGTCCTGCGCCCTCTTCTGA
- the LOC110486751 gene encoding ATP-dependent Clp protease proteolytic subunit, mitochondrial-like, producing MLIRRVLQCGVTALKSRRTIHHSAQWRSPLVPIVVEQTGRGERAYDIYSRLLRERIICVMGPIDDSVASLVIAQLLFLQSESNNKPIHMYINSPGGVVTAGLAIYDTMQYILNPISTWCVGQAASMGSLLLASGTAGMRHSLPNARIMVHQPSGGARGQATDIAIQAEEIMKLKKQINQLYAKHTGQLLTHIESVMERDRYMSPIEAQDFGIIDRVLVHPPQAGQDDPELVQKESPTAICPSPASATEQSPPVTNPPSSYKPEP from the exons ATGCTTATACGA AGGGTGTTACAATGTGGAGTGACAGCTTTAAAGTCACGCAGGACCATTCACCACAGTGCTCAATGGAGGAGTCCTCTCGTACCTATCGTTGTGGAGCAGACG GGTCGAGGAGAGCGTGCGTATGACATCTACTCTCGTCTTCTGAGGGAGAGGATCATCTGTGTAATGGGGCCG ATTGATGACTCTGTGGCCAGTCTGGTTATTGCTCAACTACTCTTTCTGCAGTCAGAGAGCAACAACAAACCCATCCACATGTACATCAACAGTCCTG GCGGTGTTGTGACGGCAGGCCTAGCCATCTACGACACCATGCAGTACATCCTCAACCCAATCTCCACGTGGTGTGTGGGCCAGGCGGCCAGCATGGGCAGTCTTCTCCTGGCTTCGGGCACGGCCGGCATGAGGCACTCCCTGCCCAACGCCCGCATCATGGTGCACCAGCCCTCCGGAGGAGCCAGG GGTCAGGCTACAGACATCGCCATTCAGGCTGAGGAGATCATGAAGCTAAAGAAACAGATCAATCAACTCTACGCTAAACACACTGGCCAGCTGTTGACACATATAG agagtgtgatggagagagatCGTTACATGAGCCCCATTGAGGCACAGGACTTTGGGATCATCGACCGAGTGTTGGTGCATCCTCCCCAGGCGGGCCAGGATGACCCAGAGCTAGTCCAGAAGGAGTCCCCTACCGCCATCTGCCCCTCGCCAGCCTCCGCCACCGAGCAGAGCCCCCCCGTGACCAACCCCCCCTCCTCATACAAACCCGAACCCTGA
- the LOC110486749 gene encoding aldehyde dehydrogenase family 3 member B1, translating into MASQSEVIDRLRATFRSGVTFPEPFRMTQLQNLLSLVEENEQLIQDALHKDLHKPKFESVLSEIQITLNDLYFAMENLRTWMQPEYNIGKNLATRMDDCFIRREPLGVVLIIGAWNYPLHLILLPLVAAIAAGNCAILKPSEICQATEQLLAELIPKYLSQDCYAVLCGGAEDTKSLLKNKFDHIFYTGSQVVARSILLAAAPHLTPVTLELGGKSPCFIYGHIDIHKAAKRLCWSKFFNTGQSCVAPDYVLCTTQTRDALLPALRETLRTFYGPDPGASLDMGRIVTPRHWRRLMDMLEKSKGKVVIGGESREEDRYIAPTVLVDVQESDALMQEEIFGPILPILTIESLEEGIDYINRQEKPLALYVFSDETSVVTTVLNNTSSGGFCGNDGIVHMALPGLPFGGVGASGMGSYHGRWGFETFSHRRGCMNRSWLLERVNVLRYPPYSDYNLGWLRWATTFKKNSWGGCSVM; encoded by the exons ATGGCCAGCCAGAGCGAGGTGATTGACAGGTTGAGGGCTACATTCCGGTCAGGTGTGACCTTTCCAGAGCCGTTCCGTATGACCCAGCTCCAGAACCTTCTGTCCCTGGTCGAAGAAAACGAGCAGCTGATACAAGATGCTCTCCACAAGGACCTCCATAAG ccCAAGTTTGAGTCGGTCCTGTCAGAGATTCAGATAACCCTGAATGACCTGTACTTCGCCATGGAAAACCTCAGGACCTGGATGCAGCCGGAATACAACATTGGCAAGAATCTG GCCACTAGGATGGATGACTGTTTCATACGCAGGGAACCCTTGGGGGTAGTTTTAATCATCGGGGCGTGGAACTACCCTCTACATCTTATTCTCTTACCTTTGGTTGCTGCAATTGCTGCAG GAAACTGTGCCATTCTGAAGCCGTCAGAGATCTGTCAGGCCACCGAGCAACTCCTGGCAGAACTCATCCCCAAATACCTGTCTCag GACTGCTATGCAGTACTATGTGGTGGAGCAGAGGACACCAAGTCATTGCTGAAGAATAAATTTGATCACATCTTCTACACAG gTTCCCAGGTGGTGGCCCGCTCCATCCTGCTAGCGGCGGCGCCTCACCTGACCCCCGTCACCCTGGAGCTGGGTGGCAAGAGCCCCTGCTTCATCTACGGCCATATCGACATCCATAAGGCCGCCAAGCGCCTGTGCTGGTCCAAGTTCTTCAACACTGGCCAGAGCTGTGTGGCACCTGACTACGTCCTCTGCACAACCCAGACCCGGGACGCCCTACTGCCCGCTCTCCGGGAGACCCTGCGGACCTTCTATGGGCCGGACCCCGGAGCGAGTCTGGACATGGGGCGCATAGTCACCCCACGCCACTGGAGACGCCTGATGGACATGCTAGAGAAGTCCAAGGGGAAGGTGGTGATCGGAGGGGAGAGCCGTGAGGAGGACAGGTATATTG ctcccacAGTGTTGGTGGACGTGCAGGAGTCTGATGCTCTAATGCAGGAGGAGATCTTTGGCCCCATCCTGCCCATCCTAACCATAGAGTCTCTGGAGGAGGGCATAGACTACATCAACCGGCAAGAGAAACCCCTGGCCCTCTACGTCTTCTCTGACGAGACCTCG gtggTTACCACAGTGTTGAACAACACCAGTAGTGGTGGTTTCTGCGGCAATGATGGTATAGTACACATGGCCTTGCCAGGCCTGCCCTTTGGAGGAGTAG gTGCCAGTGGGATGGGTAGCTACCATGGCCGCTGGGGCTTTGAGACATTCAGCCACAGGCGGGGCTGTATGAACCGGAGCTGGTTGCTGGAGAGGGTCAACGTCCTGCGCTACCCGCCCTACAGCGACTACAACCTGGGCTGGTTGCGCTGGGCCACCACCTTCAAGAAGAACAGCTGGGGAGGCTGCTCAGTCATGTGA